A single region of the Desulfomonile tiedjei genome encodes:
- a CDS encoding flavodoxin domain-containing protein has product MRTIVEIKKGVHWVGAVDWTVRDFHGYSTEKGTTYNAYLVLDDKVTLFDTVKKPFKMDMLHNIYKVIDPAKIDYLVVNHVEPDHSGALPEMMEIIKPEKLFCSPRGKKALLEHYHKDDWPYEVVESGREISLGKRTVSFLETRMVHWPDSMFSYIKEDRLLISSDAFGQHWATSERFNDEVDSAELMAHATKYYANILMPYSPLIKKLIGEVQKMGLKIDMIAPDHGLIWRKDPGQIVAAYDSWSSLVPKQKALVIYDTMWHSTETMAKAIADGLIESGVSTQMLDLRVNHRSDVMTQLLDAKAVILGSSTLNNNMLPRMADMICYMKGLRPANKVGAAFGSFGWSGESVRLLTKALEEMKVKVVHPGVSLQYMPNHEGLKKCVEMGKEIAKAVKDDGTAEKQ; this is encoded by the coding sequence CTTGTCCTTGATGACAAGGTCACCCTGTTCGACACCGTCAAGAAGCCTTTCAAGATGGATATGCTCCACAATATCTACAAAGTAATCGATCCGGCGAAGATCGATTACCTGGTGGTAAATCATGTAGAACCCGATCATTCGGGCGCGCTCCCGGAAATGATGGAAATTATCAAGCCCGAGAAGCTGTTTTGCTCGCCAAGGGGCAAGAAAGCGCTTCTTGAACACTACCACAAGGACGATTGGCCGTATGAAGTGGTGGAGAGCGGCCGGGAAATCAGTCTCGGTAAGCGAACCGTCTCGTTTCTCGAGACCCGTATGGTGCACTGGCCGGACAGCATGTTTTCCTACATAAAGGAGGACAGGCTGCTGATCTCCAGTGATGCCTTCGGGCAGCATTGGGCCACGAGCGAACGATTCAACGATGAAGTGGATTCCGCGGAACTCATGGCACATGCGACCAAGTACTACGCCAATATTCTGATGCCTTACTCGCCCCTCATCAAGAAGCTTATCGGAGAAGTCCAAAAAATGGGGCTTAAAATAGACATGATAGCCCCGGATCATGGATTGATCTGGCGAAAAGACCCGGGCCAAATTGTCGCGGCCTATGACTCCTGGAGTTCGCTGGTGCCCAAACAAAAGGCCTTGGTAATTTACGACACCATGTGGCACAGCACCGAAACCATGGCCAAGGCGATTGCCGACGGACTGATCGAAAGCGGGGTGAGCACCCAGATGCTGGATCTGAGAGTCAACCATCGCAGCGATGTCATGACGCAGCTTCTGGACGCCAAGGCGGTAATATTGGGTTCATCCACTCTCAATAACAATATGCTGCCGCGAATGGCGGACATGATTTGTTATATGAAAGGGTTGAGGCCGGCAAACAAGGTCGGCGCGGCATTCGGCTCCTTCGGATGGAGCGGAGAATCAGTGCGGCTGTTGACCAAGGCCTTGGAAGAAATGAAGGTGAAGGTCGTGCATCCTGGGGTGAGCTTGCAGTACATGCCCAATCACGAAGGACTCAAGAAATGCGTGGAAATGGGCAAGGAAATCGCCAAGGCAGTTAAGGATGACGGCACTGCGGAGAAGCAGTGA
- a CDS encoding Sir2 family NAD-dependent protein deacetylase, translating into MDPDKISAVARLIYDSGKIVAFTGAGISTESGIPDFRSPGGIWSRYNQDDLTYQKFRSHEKYRKLYWAYDRERYPAMSSARPNAAHDAIVEIEKSGRLLALVTQNIDGLHQEAGNSPEKIYELHGTVREVTCLDCQARWPREEITEKMDREHTAVPYCPHCGGPLKCATIAFGQSLPAEVLEESFAHARNCDLFLTIGSSLVVQPANLLPLEAKRAGARVVLVNLSPTPYDQFMDHILTGAAGQVMTAVMREFGEIRE; encoded by the coding sequence ATGGATCCGGACAAGATTAGCGCGGTAGCCCGTTTGATTTACGATTCCGGAAAGATAGTTGCGTTTACAGGTGCGGGCATCTCCACGGAATCCGGAATTCCTGACTTTCGATCTCCGGGCGGAATCTGGTCCAGATACAACCAGGATGACTTGACCTACCAGAAATTCCGTTCACACGAAAAGTATCGGAAGCTTTACTGGGCTTACGACCGGGAGAGATATCCTGCAATGAGTAGCGCCCGGCCGAATGCGGCTCATGATGCCATCGTCGAGATTGAAAAAAGCGGTCGACTCCTTGCTCTGGTCACCCAGAACATTGACGGCCTGCATCAAGAAGCCGGAAATTCGCCTGAGAAGATATACGAACTTCACGGCACCGTAAGAGAAGTCACCTGCCTCGATTGCCAGGCTCGCTGGCCAAGGGAGGAGATCACCGAAAAGATGGACCGGGAACATACAGCGGTGCCTTACTGCCCGCACTGTGGAGGCCCTTTGAAGTGCGCGACCATTGCATTCGGTCAATCCCTCCCTGCCGAAGTTTTAGAGGAGTCCTTCGCTCATGCGCGCAATTGTGACCTCTTCCTGACTATTGGATCTTCTCTGGTAGTTCAGCCGGCGAATCTTCTCCCACTGGAGGCAAAACGAGCCGGCGCGCGCGTTGTGCTGGTGAACCTTTCTCCCACACCTTATGATCAGTTTATGGACCACATCTTAACGGGTGCTGCGGGACAGGTCATGACAGCTGTCATGCGGGAATTCGGAGAGATTCGCGAATAA
- the cydB gene encoding cytochrome d ubiquinol oxidase subunit II — translation MLQTIWFLLWGILWAIYFMLDGFDLGLGTLMPFVAKNDQERRIVYNTMGPFWDGNEVWLITAGGVTFAAFPTTYAVMFSTLYTPLLLILFALIIRAVSFEFRGKIEGRAWRTLWDTCLFIGSFLPALLFGVAFANIFQGIPFDEKGVFHGTLFTLLNPYGIAGGFLFVVMFLLHGALWLAVKTEGVLYERAEALAKALWLVLLVVAVVFLVFTWFATPLYRNYLASPILFVIPLITVASLLVTRLFIAKASWWKAWFASCLTIVTATLFGVVGLYPNLYPSSLNPAYSLTAFNSSSTPMTLTIMLVVALIFVPIVILYQGWVYHLFRDKVTDESLNSEEAY, via the coding sequence ATGCTTCAGACGATCTGGTTCTTGTTGTGGGGAATCCTCTGGGCCATCTACTTTATGCTTGACGGCTTTGATCTCGGCCTGGGGACCCTCATGCCGTTTGTGGCAAAAAACGACCAGGAAAGAAGGATTGTTTACAACACGATGGGGCCGTTCTGGGATGGCAACGAAGTGTGGCTTATCACTGCAGGAGGGGTCACCTTTGCTGCGTTCCCCACGACTTACGCGGTGATGTTCAGCACGCTGTATACTCCACTGCTTTTGATTTTGTTTGCTTTGATCATTCGAGCGGTCTCGTTCGAGTTCAGAGGGAAAATCGAAGGTCGCGCCTGGAGGACTTTGTGGGATACTTGCCTGTTTATCGGAAGCTTTCTCCCCGCGCTGCTTTTCGGGGTTGCGTTTGCCAATATTTTCCAGGGAATTCCGTTTGATGAAAAAGGGGTTTTCCACGGCACCCTTTTCACACTTCTGAATCCGTACGGGATAGCAGGAGGATTTCTCTTCGTGGTGATGTTCCTCTTACATGGCGCACTGTGGCTGGCCGTCAAGACCGAGGGAGTGCTCTACGAAAGAGCCGAAGCCCTTGCCAAAGCCCTATGGCTGGTTCTGTTGGTGGTGGCTGTAGTGTTTCTCGTTTTCACGTGGTTTGCAACACCCCTATACCGCAATTACCTTGCTTCCCCTATCCTTTTTGTTATCCCCCTCATAACTGTGGCTTCCCTTCTGGTGACTCGACTGTTCATTGCCAAGGCATCGTGGTGGAAAGCATGGTTCGCTTCCTGCCTGACTATTGTTACGGCCACGCTTTTCGGGGTGGTGGGGCTTTACCCCAACCTTTATCCTTCGAGCCTAAATCCTGCGTATAGCCTGACAGCATTCAATTCATCTTCCACGCCCATGACTTTGACTATCATGCTCGTGGTTGCCCTAATATTTGTTCCCATCGTGATCCTATATCAGGGTTGGGTTTATCACCTGTTCAGGGACAAAGTTACCGATGAGTCCCTGAATTCCGAGGAGGCTTATTGA
- a CDS encoding cytochrome ubiquinol oxidase subunit I, translating into MDVLWLSRVQFAVATMFHFIFVPLTLGLSILIAIMESVYVRTGNEEYKRMAKFWGRIFLINFVVGVVTGLTLEFQFGTNWAGYSKYVGDIFGSLLAIEATVAFFLESTFIAIWAFGWNKVSAKFHAACIWIVAIASTMSAYWILVANSFMQQPVGYVIRNGRAELADFWAIITQPFAILTFLHTVFFGYIVAGFFVVGVSAYHLLHNSHKALFSKCFRMALVFSFIFSFAEIVVGDLQGRKMAVAQPSKLAAVESIWETQRGAPFYMLLIPDEARERNIVEAFGIPKFLSRLVYGDWNAEVKGLKEWPKDERPPVTLVFWSFRFMVALGFLFALVTLIGMYLTYLKKNVESRRWYLKIMMYAIPLPYIAAQLGWLVREVGRQPWIVYGVMKTSEAVSPIAAYQVLVSLIAFILLYSLLGLTAFVLIIGEIRKGPAPLAGAIG; encoded by the coding sequence ATGGACGTTCTATGGCTGTCGCGCGTGCAGTTTGCCGTGGCTACCATGTTTCACTTCATATTTGTCCCATTAACCTTGGGATTGTCGATTCTCATAGCGATTATGGAGTCCGTTTACGTCAGGACCGGCAACGAAGAATACAAGAGGATGGCCAAGTTTTGGGGGAGGATTTTCCTGATCAATTTTGTGGTCGGCGTCGTTACGGGCTTGACCCTTGAATTTCAGTTTGGAACTAATTGGGCGGGATACTCGAAATATGTGGGCGATATTTTTGGTTCACTTTTGGCTATCGAGGCTACCGTAGCCTTCTTCCTGGAATCAACCTTCATCGCGATATGGGCATTCGGCTGGAATAAGGTGTCTGCCAAGTTTCATGCGGCCTGCATCTGGATTGTGGCGATAGCCTCCACCATGTCGGCTTACTGGATTTTGGTCGCCAATTCCTTTATGCAGCAACCGGTAGGTTATGTAATAAGGAATGGCAGAGCCGAACTGGCTGACTTCTGGGCAATCATCACTCAACCCTTTGCCATCTTAACGTTCTTGCACACGGTTTTTTTCGGGTACATCGTGGCAGGTTTCTTTGTCGTCGGCGTGAGCGCATATCACCTTCTTCACAACAGCCACAAGGCCCTCTTTTCCAAGTGCTTCAGGATGGCGCTGGTTTTCTCATTCATCTTTTCATTTGCGGAAATAGTGGTGGGAGATCTCCAGGGCAGGAAGATGGCCGTAGCTCAACCTTCAAAGCTCGCGGCGGTCGAATCGATTTGGGAGACCCAGAGAGGGGCTCCTTTTTATATGCTTCTTATTCCTGACGAGGCGAGAGAGCGCAATATAGTCGAGGCATTTGGGATTCCGAAGTTCTTAAGTCGGCTCGTCTACGGCGACTGGAACGCGGAAGTTAAGGGCCTAAAAGAGTGGCCCAAGGATGAAAGACCTCCGGTGACATTGGTCTTCTGGTCCTTCAGGTTTATGGTCGCACTGGGCTTTCTGTTTGCTCTGGTTACGCTGATTGGCATGTATCTTACCTATCTGAAGAAAAATGTTGAGTCGAGGCGCTGGTATCTAAAGATTATGATGTACGCGATCCCGCTTCCTTACATTGCTGCGCAATTGGGATGGCTGGTTAGGGAAGTGGGGCGTCAGCCCTGGATAGTGTACGGAGTGATGAAGACCTCTGAAGCAGTGTCCCCCATCGCGGCGTATCAGGTGTTGGTATCCTTGATTGCTTTCATACTACTCTATTCGCTCCTGGGGCTTACTGCCTTTGTGCTGATTATAGGAGAGATACGCAAAGGTCCCGCTCCTCTTGCAGGGGCCATCGGCTGA
- a CDS encoding HEAT repeat domain-containing protein — MSAEARGGRNLKKHVLGLLEQDDFDQALEELCSLPGRQVVNPLFSFLLHKEEAIRWKAITAMGAVVNNLAETDMEGARTVMRRLMWSLNEESGGIGWGAPEAMAEIMARNEGLADEYAAMFTSYMEESRNFLEYEVLQQGVMWGVVRMARARPDAVRGAAPLLGKYLKSPNPTVRGLAAQAAGLLGVTEVRAQLEAMLADSSEFRSFIDNRFISDTVTGVARQALARLDQAERPAN; from the coding sequence TTGTCTGCTGAAGCCAGGGGAGGACGAAATCTAAAGAAACACGTCCTGGGGCTTCTCGAGCAGGACGACTTCGACCAGGCCCTTGAAGAGCTGTGTAGTTTGCCTGGTCGCCAGGTGGTCAACCCGTTGTTCTCTTTTCTCCTCCACAAGGAGGAGGCGATCAGATGGAAAGCAATCACCGCCATGGGCGCGGTTGTGAATAACCTTGCGGAAACCGATATGGAGGGGGCTCGCACAGTAATGCGAAGACTCATGTGGAGCCTGAATGAGGAATCCGGAGGCATCGGATGGGGAGCGCCGGAAGCCATGGCGGAGATCATGGCCCGTAACGAGGGATTGGCCGACGAGTATGCGGCTATGTTCACGTCCTACATGGAAGAGTCAAGGAATTTCCTGGAATACGAGGTGCTGCAACAGGGCGTAATGTGGGGCGTTGTGAGAATGGCTCGAGCTAGGCCGGACGCGGTGCGCGGGGCCGCGCCTCTTCTGGGAAAATACTTGAAATCCCCCAATCCCACGGTCAGAGGCCTGGCCGCCCAGGCGGCCGGGCTGCTTGGAGTGACTGAGGTTCGCGCTCAACTTGAAGCCATGTTGGCCGATAGTTCGGAATTCCGGTCTTTCATTGACAACCGATTCATTAGCGATACGGTTACGGGAGTAGCAAGACAAGCTCTGGCCCGCCTCGATCAAGCAGAGCGGCCGGCGAATTAA
- a CDS encoding ferritin family protein yields the protein MEQWKSVDEVLDFAIGQEEQAAQFYTDLAGRMDRPWMSKIFTDFAKEEMGHKRKLLDVKAGKKLAPVEGKVLDLKIGDYLVDVEPTADMDYQQALILAMKKEKKAFKMYTDLAATTEDENLQILFSGLAQEEAKHKLRFEIEYDDFVMTEN from the coding sequence ATGGAACAATGGAAATCGGTGGATGAGGTCCTGGATTTCGCTATCGGGCAGGAAGAGCAGGCAGCCCAGTTTTATACTGATTTGGCCGGTCGCATGGACAGGCCCTGGATGAGCAAAATCTTCACGGATTTCGCAAAAGAAGAGATGGGACACAAGAGAAAGTTGCTGGACGTGAAAGCCGGCAAGAAGTTGGCCCCTGTCGAAGGAAAGGTCTTGGACCTCAAGATCGGCGATTATTTGGTCGATGTCGAGCCCACGGCCGACATGGATTACCAGCAAGCGCTGATCCTGGCCATGAAAAAGGAAAAAAAGGCATTCAAGATGTACACGGATCTGGCCGCGACCACCGAAGACGAGAATCTTCAGATTCTGTTCTCGGGGCTGGCTCAAGAAGAAGCAAAACACAAGCTACGCTTCGAAATCGAATACGACGATTTTGTCATGACGGAGAACTGA
- the tpx gene encoding thiol peroxidase, with protein MNERSGLVTLRGNPVILLGTEIKVGDKAPDFVVVANDLKPVSFSSYRGKVCIISSVPSLDTPVCEASTKRFNEEVTRLGPDVAVLTVSMDLPFAQRRWCLANEVKEVETLSDHRDASFGTSYGLLMKDLRLLARAVLVVDRPGTVQYIELVSEIGDEPDYDAALAAAKKLV; from the coding sequence ATGAACGAGCGTTCGGGGCTTGTGACTTTAAGAGGAAATCCGGTAATACTATTGGGCACTGAAATCAAGGTGGGAGACAAGGCTCCGGATTTTGTAGTCGTTGCCAATGATCTTAAGCCGGTGTCTTTCTCTTCTTACAGGGGAAAGGTCTGCATAATCTCTTCAGTTCCTTCCCTTGATACGCCCGTCTGCGAGGCCTCGACCAAGAGATTCAATGAAGAGGTGACTCGTCTCGGGCCTGACGTAGCTGTTTTGACCGTCAGCATGGACCTGCCGTTTGCGCAGAGGCGCTGGTGCCTTGCGAACGAAGTCAAAGAAGTCGAGACATTGTCCGACCACAGAGACGCGTCTTTCGGAACCTCCTACGGCCTTCTTATGAAAGATCTGCGTTTGTTGGCCAGGGCGGTTCTGGTTGTAGACAGGCCGGGAACGGTGCAATATATCGAGCTTGTCTCGGAAATAGGAGATGAACCGGATTACGACGCGGCTCTTGCAGCGGCGAAAAAACTCGTTTGA
- a CDS encoding efflux RND transporter periplasmic adaptor subunit, producing the protein MVLQKKKILVAAICLAGLILALVWVQGGFHSKVPGGTTPVPPGQPSAAKTVPAETVRTTGDVTVSGTVSSRETARVASRVLGYVVELNVDVGAQVQKGQVLLRIDTKELAEKEAQAKAALESAKADLVKARNDFERYKILFEKESVAKKDYDDMLARFETAQAAEQRASAALDEAKTMLSYGVVTAPFDGIVSDRSVNVGDLATPGRALMSVYMPGTLELVAPVGEQYAPYLDVGKAVTVAVPSVNLKQESSIREIVPQRDERTRTVTVKAPLSQSSGLGPGLYGTLTFRTRSSDVIVIPKRAVNVVGQLETVRVSDNGVVRIRNVKTGRVLSDDKVEILSGLNAGEKVVVD; encoded by the coding sequence ATGGTCCTGCAAAAGAAGAAAATCCTCGTGGCGGCCATTTGTTTGGCCGGGCTGATCCTAGCGTTGGTCTGGGTTCAGGGGGGATTTCATTCCAAGGTTCCTGGCGGGACCACACCCGTCCCTCCGGGACAACCGTCCGCGGCCAAGACCGTTCCGGCCGAGACCGTCCGTACTACAGGTGACGTCACCGTTTCGGGGACGGTTTCTTCCAGGGAGACGGCACGGGTGGCGTCCCGCGTCCTCGGGTACGTGGTGGAACTGAACGTCGATGTGGGCGCACAGGTTCAGAAGGGACAAGTGCTTCTGCGGATCGATACCAAAGAGCTGGCCGAAAAGGAGGCTCAAGCAAAAGCCGCGCTGGAGAGTGCAAAGGCTGACCTTGTCAAGGCAAGAAATGATTTCGAGCGTTACAAGATCCTGTTCGAGAAGGAATCGGTAGCCAAAAAGGATTATGACGACATGTTGGCGCGCTTTGAGACCGCGCAAGCAGCGGAACAGAGAGCCTCAGCGGCCCTTGATGAGGCGAAGACCATGCTTTCCTACGGCGTTGTCACAGCGCCTTTTGATGGTATCGTGTCTGATAGGAGCGTGAACGTGGGGGATTTGGCAACGCCCGGCCGGGCGCTCATGAGCGTCTATATGCCGGGAACACTGGAACTGGTGGCGCCTGTGGGAGAACAGTACGCGCCATATCTGGATGTCGGAAAGGCCGTTACCGTGGCCGTGCCGTCCGTAAACCTGAAACAGGAGTCTTCCATTCGCGAGATAGTCCCACAGCGCGATGAAAGAACCAGAACCGTCACGGTCAAGGCTCCCCTGTCGCAGTCATCCGGTCTGGGGCCGGGCTTGTACGGGACCCTCACCTTCCGGACTCGCTCATCTGATGTAATCGTGATCCCCAAACGGGCCGTCAATGTAGTGGGGCAGTTGGAGACAGTGAGGGTTTCGGACAACGGTGTTGTTAGAATTCGTAATGTCAAAACAGGGCGCGTCCTGAGCGATGATAAAGTCGAGATTTTGTCTGGCCTGAACGCAGGGGAGAAGGTTGTGGTGGATTAA